From Caretta caretta isolate rCarCar2 chromosome 14, rCarCar1.hap1, whole genome shotgun sequence, the proteins below share one genomic window:
- the LOC125629158 gene encoding zinc finger protein RFP-like yields MAAENPMESLQDEASCPICLEYFQDPVIIDCGHNFCRGCISRCWEGSDSEVSCPQCRETAQQRNFRPNRQLANVVEIAKQLSFQAGTGSGGDSVCDEHQEPVKLFCEEDQTPICVVCDRSQAHRAHAVVPIEEAAQEYKEKIQAHLEILKEEREKLLRFKVTGEGKSLEYLIQTQNKRQKVVSEFQQLRQFLEEEEQLLLGQLENLEKAIVKIQNDNVTKMSEEIFRLSNLISDLEGKCQKPASEFLQDVRSTLSRCEKGKFLQPVEISPELEKRLSDFSQRNIVLMEILWKFKDILPSELETIRGKSLGSHRPGPTIWSQDGTQRQGSGWCGARACTDVLGDWYRDGPAGCPSANTVNVILDPDTAHPRLILSEDQKSVKWGDTRQHLPNNPERFDSWACVLGSEGFTSGIYCWDVEVGDRGFWAVGVARESMRRKGEVSFNPEVGIWAVQWLGLFQALTSPATVLPLSQVPRRIQVCLDCEWGQVTFFDADNKAPIFTFPPASVLGERIYPWLWVGAGSELSLCP; encoded by the exons ATGGCCGCAGAGAACCCCATGGAAAGTCTCCAGGATGAAGCTAGTTGTCCCATCTGTCTGGAATATTTTCAAGACCCAGTGATTATAGACTGTGGGCACAATTTCTGCCGAGGCTGCATCAGCCGGTGCTGGGAGGGATCTGACTCAGAAGTatcctgccctcagtgcagagaaactgcTCAGCAGAGAAACTTCAGGCCAAACAGGCAGCTGGCAAATGTTGTAGAAATAGCCAAACAGCTGAGTTTCCAGGCAGGAACAGGGTCAGGAGGGGATAGTGTGTGTGATGAGCACCAGGAGCCTGTCaaactgttctgtgaagaggACCAAACCCCCATTTGTGTGGTGTGTGACAGATCCCAGGCTCACAGAGCTCACGCTGTGGTTCCCatagaggaggctgcccaggagtaca AGGAAAAGATTCAGGCCCATTTGGAGAttctgaaggaagagagagaaaagcttctGAGATTTAAAGTGACTGGAGAGGGGAAAAGCCTGGAGTATCTG atacaGACACAAAACAAGAGGCAGAAGGTTGTATCTGAATTTCAGCAACTGCGGCAGTTTCTAGAAGAAGAAGAGCAACTCCTGCTGGGCCAGCTGGAAAATCTGGAAAAGGCGATTGTGAAGATACAGAATGACAATGTCACTAAAATGTCTGAGGAGATTTTCCGTCTCAGCAACTTGATCAGTGATCTGGAGGGGAAGTGTCAGAAGCCAGcaagtgaattcctgcag GATGTCAGAAGCACCTTGAGCAG GTGCGAGAAGGGGAAGTTCCTCCAGCCAGTGGAGATTTCTCCTGAGCTGGAAAAGAGACTCAGTGATTTCTCCCAGCGAAATATTGTTCTAATGGAGATTCTGTGGAAGTTCAAAG ACATTCTGCCATCTGAATTGGAGACAATAAGAGGGAAATCCTTAGGATCACACAGACCAG GTCCCACCATTTGGAGTCAGGATGGAACACAAAGGCAAGGAAGTGGatggtgtggagcacgagcatgtacagATGTTCTCGGGGACTGGTACAGAGATGGACCAGCTGGATGTCCTTCAGCCAATACAG TGAATGTGattctggatccagacacggctcatccccGACTCATCCTGTCTGAGGATCAGAAAAGTGTGAAATGGGGAGACACCAGGCAACATCTGCCGAACAATCCAGAGAGATTTGACTCCTGGGCCTGTGTGCTTGGCTCTGAGGGATTCACTTCAGGGATATATTGCTGGGATGTGGAGGTGGGGGACAGAGGATTCTGGGCTGTGGGAGTGGCAAGAGAGTCTatgaggaggaagggagaagtcAGCTTTAACCCTGAAGTGGGGATCTGGGCTGTGCAGTGGTTGGGTCTGTTCCAggctctcacctcccctgcaACCGTACTACCCCTGAGCCAGGTCCCCAGGAGGATCCaggtttgtctggactgtgaaTGGGGCCAAGTGACATTTTTCGATGCTGATAACAAGGCCCCAATCTTCACTTTCCCACCAGCCTCTGTCCTTGGGGAGAGAATCTAcccctggctctgggtgggggcaggatcCGAGCTCAGTCTGTGTCCCTGA